A stretch of the Neorhodopirellula lusitana genome encodes the following:
- a CDS encoding DUF4339 domain-containing protein: protein MAIWFVRSEGGDLGPLRPADLLTLVRDGTVEPSTMVRKDDSPWFTASEVGGLFEAARRPTIEHFCPSCNVRVPPPPTQCPKCDSALSKTRKRIIEHSIGKPDRSEQNLPTGPAASAKRWLQRRIKKDDA, encoded by the coding sequence ATGGCGATTTGGTTTGTTCGCAGCGAAGGTGGCGATTTAGGTCCGCTACGCCCGGCCGATCTACTGACCTTGGTTCGAGACGGAACCGTGGAACCGAGCACGATGGTTCGCAAGGACGATTCGCCTTGGTTCACGGCCTCGGAAGTCGGTGGGCTGTTCGAAGCGGCCCGTCGTCCAACGATCGAGCATTTTTGCCCGAGTTGTAACGTGCGAGTTCCGCCACCCCCAACACAGTGTCCGAAGTGTGACAGTGCGTTGAGTAAGACCCGCAAGCGAATCATTGAGCATTCGATCGGGAAGCCTGATAGATCGGAACAGAATCTTCCGACCGGGCCAGCTGCGTCGGCGAAGCGTTGGCTTCAGCGACGCATCAAGAAAGATGACGCTTAG
- a CDS encoding PH domain-containing protein: MNESAQPDAPDENQAKDTAPPAVDANTAAPKEPANTPPGTPTSGSVPPGSPRDRFAQEVAAKRDSLDDHEEEELLWNGGYSPKAMVGSWILLTAVSIGLIVAAILVSQLTFGIAFAIIAVLWVLVAANYARMRLGYHYELTSQRFIHKTGLLTRRTDRIEVIDIDDVSYEQGPIQRVFGVGTINITSSDRSDPELQLLGIGNVSDVSGLIDDVRRAERRRRSLHIESI; the protein is encoded by the coding sequence ATGAACGAATCAGCCCAACCCGACGCACCCGACGAAAATCAAGCCAAAGATACCGCTCCACCCGCGGTGGATGCCAACACGGCCGCGCCGAAGGAGCCTGCCAACACCCCGCCAGGCACGCCGACATCGGGATCGGTTCCACCCGGTTCACCACGCGACCGATTTGCTCAAGAAGTCGCTGCCAAACGCGATTCACTCGACGATCACGAAGAGGAAGAATTGCTATGGAATGGCGGTTATAGCCCCAAAGCGATGGTGGGATCTTGGATCCTGTTGACGGCCGTCAGCATTGGCCTGATTGTGGCCGCGATTTTGGTCTCGCAACTGACCTTCGGGATCGCTTTCGCGATAATCGCCGTGCTTTGGGTGTTGGTTGCCGCCAATTATGCCCGCATGCGGTTGGGATATCACTACGAATTGACCAGCCAGCGGTTCATTCACAAGACCGGCCTGTTGACTCGTCGGACCGACCGTATCGAGGTGATCGATATTGACGATGTGAGCTACGAACAAGGCCCGATTCAACGCGTTTTTGGCGTTGGAACGATCAACATCACCAGTTCGGATCGCAGTGATCCAGAACTTCAGTTGTTGGGAATCGGCAACGTGAGTGATGTGTCGGGCCTGATTGATGATGTCCGACGTGCCGAACGTCGTCGCCGCAGCCTGCACATCGAGTCGATTTAG
- a CDS encoding FtsX-like permease family protein has product MIRRTPLAWKNLVHAPRRLLLATAGVGFAAVLMFTQNGFKNALLDSPIAIIKKLDCDLVAVSTARYMLSVDQRFPRNLLRRALADPAVDAVEPVLIERLLAQVRVAGHPARAIRVISVPNSPGWLDIDNLEKSRAKIQPAGTALVDRQSRVEYQFEWDANGQPKKQVVELAKKRIRLVGTIQLGTDFANEGTLMVREQAFADYFPIRGSGKPLEVVDVGMIRLKGDGAPSPEKLAAVANRLEALAEGQWVVMTPKQLETRETEFWKSQTPVGKIFSIGTLMGFIVGVIICYQILYTSLQDAMPEFATLKAMGYPNRFFVGLVTQQSVLLSLFGFIPALIVTFGLYWSVEWFSGLPMRLNVMRAGMVLLLTTAMCLTSGMLALRKLLRADPASLF; this is encoded by the coding sequence GTGATCAGGCGGACTCCACTCGCGTGGAAAAATCTGGTTCACGCCCCGCGTCGACTTCTTTTAGCGACCGCGGGTGTCGGCTTCGCAGCCGTTTTGATGTTCACGCAAAATGGCTTCAAAAACGCGCTCCTGGATAGCCCGATCGCCATCATCAAGAAACTTGATTGTGACTTGGTTGCTGTGAGCACCGCCCGCTACATGCTGTCGGTCGATCAACGTTTCCCCCGAAATCTACTTCGCCGCGCTCTCGCCGACCCCGCCGTCGACGCGGTGGAACCGGTACTGATTGAACGACTCCTCGCCCAGGTGCGCGTTGCCGGCCATCCGGCCCGGGCCATTCGAGTCATTTCGGTCCCCAATTCGCCGGGCTGGCTCGATATCGACAATCTTGAAAAGTCACGTGCGAAGATCCAGCCCGCTGGCACAGCCCTGGTCGATCGGCAATCTCGAGTTGAATACCAGTTCGAATGGGACGCCAACGGCCAGCCCAAGAAACAAGTCGTTGAACTAGCAAAGAAACGCATCCGTTTGGTCGGCACCATCCAATTGGGAACCGACTTTGCCAACGAAGGCACGCTGATGGTTCGTGAGCAAGCCTTTGCCGACTACTTCCCCATCCGCGGATCGGGCAAGCCACTCGAAGTCGTCGATGTCGGAATGATCCGGCTCAAAGGCGATGGTGCTCCGTCACCCGAAAAACTGGCCGCCGTCGCAAACCGACTCGAAGCACTCGCGGAAGGCCAATGGGTGGTGATGACGCCCAAGCAACTCGAAACACGCGAAACCGAATTCTGGAAGTCGCAAACTCCCGTCGGCAAGATCTTCTCGATCGGAACCCTGATGGGTTTCATCGTCGGCGTGATCATTTGCTATCAAATCTTGTACACCAGCCTACAAGACGCGATGCCTGAATTCGCAACGTTGAAGGCAATGGGCTATCCCAATCGCTTCTTTGTCGGCCTCGTCACCCAACAGTCGGTCTTGCTGTCTTTGTTCGGATTCATTCCCGCACTGATCGTGACGTTCGGTCTGTATTGGTCCGTGGAATGGTTCTCCGGTTTGCCCATGCGTTTGAACGTCATGCGAGCCGGGATGGTATTGTTATTGACCACAGCAATGTGTCTCACCAGCGGCATGCTGGCTCTTCGAAAATTATTGCGGGCCGATCCGGCTAGCCTGTTCTAA
- a CDS encoding PQQ-binding-like beta-propeller repeat protein — MKRFALCGLFAIGAILASGLFQCTGVFESNCAAQIRVGIQNPNEAELLLPPRSVRQQIREADEAIQQERHSDAVVRLGNLLRRVSRENLPETAQDYFIDPALSPFDRSVQDRIAQDDELQETKPQRVGGQENASDQPTVMRMVRAKIGQLPASGLELYELRYGPLAAKTLKDAESTRDWHAVEQVRREFFHTEAGYEASFLLAMREWQLGNPLATLMLLTDVVSTPQAVQQLGDQVVWLHAGSQALTGRTITTPARWPADVSNDRRSPEAWGEIVSERFSQKPITAQSDAHQYAMFGGRPDRNGVSGGQMPLSNPRWMLETSGSPRQERLIESETEQLKATGLLPPPSWTPLRVGDQLLMRTTQRLLGVDQRTGKRVWQYPWFSPPESVSDDDDEDSGSLRRREDPNDILAQRVWNDVPYGQLSSDGQRVYMIDNLEQIQIERINPFGMRGVRSIQASKNTLVALDVATEGKLLWRLGDVENAPSPLADAFFLGPPLPVRGRLYVMAELAGEILLICLDPANGSEEWRQVLVSIESSGITSDPVRRVAGAMPTYHNGLLICPTGTGVTVAVDLVDRTLRWVHRQSRNQDFVRNVFRPPPEVSMTQLSQRWASSVAIAEGNHIALTPVESDRLIILDAVTGKTRFQPQARIKNLYLAGIRNDQYIIARADRVMGYDIHSGDEVWSTPNSMMRSSQRVSGRGVFGKTSYFLPTSTNELIEISIADGTVLSRRTVRFPLGNLIVVDGEIVSQGTTTLAVAYGQDSLEPIVDRILETDPDDFFATVRKAELLMELDQREPALALLAKARSIDPENDEVILLSVEAMLGSLREKQTLSDSDLNTLKTLIDRPDQKAELLVLQSTHLLQNGDQTKAFKLLLELSDLLAQYPSIDDQQSHILPLEGRQFRLSSWVSARVAEIASTGNEQVIQQIGQDLTDHLDQVTHVGQSNPGRRLEHFAPLASIINSERQLLLNRYLRQGDYLACERLAWATELPTDDQAAKLGLTSLLALAKTYSRTAWSRDRNHIAELLQTRDGLQPNEMQNILDTLEEFRAVGVSRNHVEWPSSVSLQWQSTRARPIHGLTSDRRYAKTVHLMGQTTVGWQAISDNNPLALLEQNGIARTIPVEGLTARNSSDKEVTISGGLMLVLTPSELIAIDLFRVLAGGAEAPVRWRRSHSPDGQPVAKLRSETSKFGDEVYRYLTNTKTANADEAQLRLGPVLGDRLFLLQGNELACFHCVTGEPLWRSDIGAPGSGVVARDGRVAVLSERNNEVITFDWHDGRRIESKPLLISSMMTAIGSHALLVSKYDASQEESPSSLHDPYIVEIFDPISMQRVRHRIASPVNLTDQDRTSGYGELIEGRYFTLLDNEGHATIWDVLSGKELADVNLPIRPKLFRLSTMRLQDRFLLLPRCKLSQTTLRTVSSITVAGGASVQGVTSVHSIKVAQDNGKPTEASQQTEPSDEFTPSELTWSRSFDSARGVTTHQPYATPMLLLTRGHFYNISATSRRRELDVWGLNVENGETLVELEQKQINSPNSKIETDVRLLPHRNQILATVQSEMLTFTFSDKPASTPGEQGSGNTSDNNADNEPGSDEAEQPDAAPIETPPSDFLDE; from the coding sequence GTGAAACGTTTTGCACTTTGCGGTTTGTTTGCGATCGGCGCGATCCTCGCCAGCGGGCTCTTTCAATGCACCGGCGTGTTCGAAAGCAACTGCGCCGCCCAAATCCGCGTCGGGATACAAAACCCGAATGAGGCGGAATTGTTGCTACCGCCTCGAAGCGTCCGACAACAAATCCGAGAAGCCGACGAAGCGATCCAACAGGAACGTCACAGCGACGCCGTGGTCAGACTCGGAAATCTGCTTCGGCGAGTATCCCGAGAAAACCTGCCTGAAACCGCTCAGGACTATTTCATCGACCCGGCGTTGTCTCCGTTCGATCGGTCCGTGCAAGACCGCATCGCACAAGACGATGAATTGCAAGAAACGAAGCCGCAACGCGTCGGCGGACAAGAGAATGCAAGCGACCAGCCCACCGTCATGCGAATGGTGCGAGCCAAAATCGGTCAGCTACCTGCGTCCGGTTTGGAACTCTACGAACTCCGCTACGGCCCGCTTGCCGCCAAGACGTTAAAGGACGCCGAATCGACGCGTGACTGGCATGCCGTCGAACAAGTCCGGCGAGAATTCTTTCATACCGAAGCGGGTTATGAAGCGTCTTTCCTGCTAGCGATGCGAGAGTGGCAACTGGGCAATCCGCTCGCCACGCTGATGCTACTGACCGATGTCGTATCCACCCCGCAAGCGGTGCAACAACTCGGTGATCAAGTGGTCTGGCTTCATGCTGGATCTCAAGCGTTGACCGGACGCACCATCACGACTCCCGCTCGTTGGCCAGCCGACGTGTCCAATGACCGTCGATCTCCCGAAGCATGGGGTGAAATCGTTTCCGAACGCTTTTCACAAAAGCCGATCACTGCCCAATCCGACGCCCACCAGTACGCCATGTTCGGTGGACGCCCCGATCGCAACGGTGTCTCCGGCGGCCAGATGCCACTTAGCAATCCACGCTGGATGCTGGAAACTTCCGGCAGCCCCCGCCAAGAACGCCTGATTGAATCTGAAACCGAACAACTCAAGGCGACCGGACTGTTGCCGCCCCCATCATGGACGCCACTGCGCGTGGGCGACCAGCTGTTGATGCGAACGACACAACGCTTGCTTGGCGTGGATCAACGAACAGGCAAACGAGTCTGGCAATACCCTTGGTTCTCGCCACCCGAATCGGTATCCGACGACGACGATGAAGACTCAGGCAGTCTTCGTCGCCGAGAAGACCCCAACGACATTCTCGCCCAGCGGGTTTGGAATGATGTGCCGTACGGCCAATTGTCTAGCGATGGACAACGAGTCTACATGATCGACAACCTCGAACAGATCCAGATCGAACGCATCAACCCGTTCGGCATGCGTGGCGTGCGATCGATCCAGGCCAGCAAGAACACGCTCGTCGCCCTGGATGTCGCCACCGAAGGAAAACTGCTGTGGCGACTCGGTGACGTTGAAAACGCACCCTCGCCCCTGGCCGATGCCTTCTTCTTAGGCCCGCCACTTCCCGTCCGCGGCCGCCTCTATGTCATGGCTGAATTGGCTGGCGAAATCTTGCTGATCTGTTTGGATCCAGCAAACGGATCTGAAGAATGGCGACAAGTCTTGGTGTCAATCGAATCGAGCGGAATCACCTCCGATCCCGTACGCCGCGTTGCCGGTGCGATGCCCACCTATCACAACGGACTACTGATCTGCCCAACCGGTACCGGCGTCACCGTCGCGGTTGACCTGGTCGATCGCACGTTGCGCTGGGTCCACCGCCAGTCGCGCAATCAAGATTTTGTCCGCAACGTTTTCCGCCCACCGCCAGAAGTCTCAATGACTCAGTTGAGCCAGCGTTGGGCTTCATCGGTCGCCATTGCCGAAGGCAACCACATCGCACTAACGCCCGTTGAATCGGACCGTCTAATCATCCTGGATGCCGTGACGGGCAAGACTCGCTTCCAGCCACAAGCTCGCATCAAGAATCTGTATCTGGCTGGCATCCGCAACGACCAATACATCATCGCTCGCGCCGATCGAGTGATGGGTTACGACATCCACTCCGGCGATGAAGTCTGGTCGACTCCCAACTCCATGATGAGGTCCAGCCAGCGTGTCAGTGGCCGAGGCGTGTTCGGAAAAACAAGCTACTTCTTGCCCACTTCCACTAACGAACTGATCGAGATTTCGATCGCCGATGGCACCGTCCTCTCGCGGCGCACCGTCCGATTCCCGCTAGGAAACTTGATTGTCGTCGATGGCGAAATCGTGTCCCAAGGCACGACCACGCTCGCGGTCGCCTACGGTCAAGATTCCCTTGAGCCCATAGTCGATCGTATTCTGGAAACCGACCCCGATGACTTCTTCGCAACGGTCCGGAAAGCCGAACTGTTGATGGAACTCGACCAACGGGAACCCGCACTGGCGCTGCTCGCCAAGGCACGCAGCATCGACCCTGAAAACGACGAGGTCATCCTGCTGTCGGTGGAAGCCATGCTCGGCAGCCTTCGCGAAAAACAAACGCTATCTGACTCGGATCTCAACACGCTCAAAACGCTGATCGACCGGCCCGATCAAAAGGCAGAATTGCTGGTCTTGCAAAGCACCCATTTGCTGCAAAATGGCGACCAAACGAAAGCCTTCAAACTGTTACTGGAACTCTCTGACTTACTGGCTCAGTATCCCAGCATCGACGATCAACAATCCCATATTTTACCGCTCGAAGGCCGTCAGTTTCGACTGTCATCTTGGGTGAGTGCACGTGTTGCTGAAATCGCGTCCACCGGCAACGAACAGGTCATCCAGCAAATTGGGCAAGACCTGACTGACCATCTCGATCAAGTGACACATGTCGGCCAATCCAACCCTGGGCGACGCCTAGAACATTTTGCGCCGCTGGCGTCGATCATCAATTCCGAGCGACAATTGTTGCTCAATCGTTACCTGCGTCAGGGAGACTATTTGGCCTGCGAACGACTGGCCTGGGCAACCGAACTTCCCACCGACGACCAAGCCGCCAAGCTCGGCCTTACCAGCCTGCTGGCATTGGCAAAGACTTATAGCCGCACCGCTTGGTCCCGCGATCGAAACCACATCGCCGAATTGCTGCAGACTCGCGATGGCCTTCAGCCCAACGAGATGCAGAACATTTTGGACACGCTTGAAGAGTTCCGTGCCGTCGGGGTCAGCCGCAACCACGTCGAGTGGCCCTCATCAGTCAGTCTGCAATGGCAGTCCACCCGAGCCCGGCCCATCCATGGGCTGACATCGGATCGTCGATACGCCAAGACCGTGCACTTGATGGGCCAAACCACCGTTGGCTGGCAAGCCATCAGTGACAACAATCCGCTCGCGTTGCTTGAGCAAAATGGCATCGCTCGCACGATCCCCGTCGAAGGGCTGACCGCTCGCAATTCCAGCGACAAAGAGGTCACGATCAGTGGCGGCCTGATGCTTGTCCTCACGCCATCCGAACTCATCGCGATCGATCTCTTTCGTGTACTCGCCGGCGGTGCCGAAGCCCCCGTCCGATGGCGACGCAGCCACAGCCCCGATGGGCAACCGGTCGCTAAACTGCGCAGCGAAACCTCCAAGTTCGGTGATGAGGTCTATCGTTATCTCACCAACACCAAAACGGCCAACGCTGACGAAGCCCAGCTGCGACTCGGTCCCGTCCTAGGCGATCGACTGTTCTTGCTTCAAGGTAACGAACTGGCCTGTTTCCACTGCGTGACCGGTGAACCACTTTGGCGCAGCGACATCGGCGCCCCTGGAAGCGGAGTCGTCGCACGTGACGGACGTGTCGCCGTGCTCAGCGAACGCAATAACGAAGTGATCACTTTCGACTGGCACGACGGCCGACGAATCGAGTCCAAACCTTTGCTGATCTCGTCCATGATGACCGCGATCGGAAGTCATGCCTTGCTCGTTTCAAAGTACGACGCGTCCCAAGAAGAATCTCCGTCGAGCCTACACGATCCGTACATCGTCGAGATCTTTGACCCCATCTCAATGCAGCGCGTCCGCCATCGCATTGCCTCGCCAGTGAACCTAACCGATCAAGATCGCACTTCCGGTTACGGTGAACTAATCGAAGGCCGCTACTTCACGCTGCTAGACAATGAAGGTCACGCCACAATTTGGGACGTCTTATCGGGCAAAGAACTCGCCGATGTGAACCTACCGATTCGCCCGAAGTTGTTCCGCTTGTCCACAATGCGACTGCAAGATCGCTTCTTGCTGCTCCCCCGTTGCAAGTTGTCCCAAACGACACTCCGCACGGTCAGTTCCATCACCGTAGCGGGCGGTGCATCGGTACAAGGCGTCACCAGTGTGCACTCAATCAAGGTAGCCCAAGACAATGGAAAGCCAACTGAGGCCTCACAACAAACAGAGCCGTCTGACGAATTCACGCCATCGGAATTGACGTGGAGTCGCTCGTTTGATTCCGCTCGCGGCGTCACAACGCACCAACCCTACGCCACGCCAATGCTGTTGCTCACCCGGGGTCACTTCTACAACATCAGTGCCACATCTCGCCGGCGAGAACTCGATGTATGGGGACTGAACGTGGAAAATGGAGAAACGTTAGTCGAGCTGGAACAGAAGCAAATCAATAGCCCCAACTCCAAAATCGAAACCGACGTGCGGTTGCTCCCCCACCGCAACCAGATCCTGGCCACCGTTCAAAGTGAAATGCTGACGTTTACGTTTTCCGATAAGCCAGCCAGCACTCCCGGTGAACAAGGAAGCGGCAACACCTCTGACAACAACGCCGACAACGAACCCGGCTCCGACGAAGCCGAGCAACCGGACGCTGCTCCGATCGAAACACCACCATCGGACTTTTTAGATGAGTAG
- the nadD gene encoding nicotinate (nicotinamide) nucleotide adenylyltransferase, with the protein MSSGIQDDKALHSETPHSDASLPEASPSNSVYSGIGVFGGSFDPIHVGHLWMAEAALDQLPINHVRWFPAATSPLKPNGPLGDNSQRLQMLRLALAGQSGHEIDTWELDQNRVSYTVDTLEHLHAKHPDSPLFLIIGADSLDSFDRWKSPTKILDLCTLAVIARGGHAPPDYSILNDFASELMIEQCRAAEIKMPQIEVSSSDLRKRIASKRSIRFQTPHPVEVFIRSESLYQQS; encoded by the coding sequence ATGAGTAGCGGCATCCAAGACGACAAGGCACTCCACTCCGAAACCCCACACTCCGATGCCTCACTCCCTGAAGCTTCACCCTCCAACAGCGTGTATTCCGGGATTGGCGTCTTCGGCGGTTCCTTCGACCCGATCCACGTGGGCCACCTATGGATGGCCGAAGCCGCCCTGGACCAGTTGCCCATCAACCATGTCCGCTGGTTTCCCGCCGCTACCAGCCCACTCAAACCCAACGGTCCGTTGGGCGACAACTCGCAGCGTTTGCAAATGTTGCGTTTGGCTCTTGCCGGGCAAAGCGGGCACGAAATCGACACGTGGGAACTCGATCAAAACCGCGTCAGCTACACCGTCGACACCCTCGAACACCTGCACGCAAAGCATCCCGATTCGCCGCTGTTTCTAATCATCGGTGCCGATTCGCTGGACTCCTTCGATCGCTGGAAGAGCCCGACCAAGATCCTGGATCTTTGCACGCTGGCCGTCATCGCCCGAGGCGGGCATGCCCCGCCCGACTACAGTATCCTCAACGACTTCGCATCCGAGCTAATGATCGAGCAATGCCGCGCCGCTGAAATCAAAATGCCCCAAATCGAGGTCAGCAGCAGCGATCTACGCAAACGAATCGCATCCAAACGCTCCATCCGTTTCCAAACCCCGCACCCTGTCGAAGTCTTCATCCGCAGCGAATCGCTCTACCAACAGAGCTAA
- a CDS encoding patatin-like phospholipase family protein: protein MKLLEIFSPWRQPEDCIAESPIDAEPRRAVVALGGGGARGIAHLGAMQAIGESGVQIERIVGVSMGSLVGAMCALEPDILRVQSQALQLLHSPIFQLKQQELCGATPPTGDEHSGSTFSWYTRLTKVLSAHRRLARAATGPSLISDESLRDAIESLIPDIDIADVPCPLSIVAVDLFSGQRVVLEKGPLRLAVQASSAIPGIFPPVRWDHMMLCDIGVIESLPTLLARSYASDLTIGVDVSQDPTCIDRCDTALDVMMRLDDICERMMRRHVIEAADLIIRPQVGDVAWFDFSHPEDLIKRGRAAAHQALAMFANRHVA, encoded by the coding sequence ATGAAATTGTTGGAAATCTTTTCGCCTTGGCGCCAACCTGAAGACTGCATTGCCGAATCGCCGATCGATGCGGAGCCGCGGCGTGCTGTAGTCGCTCTGGGTGGCGGGGGCGCGCGTGGGATCGCGCATCTAGGGGCGATGCAAGCCATCGGCGAGTCAGGAGTCCAAATCGAGCGCATCGTGGGCGTGAGCATGGGGAGTTTGGTTGGCGCCATGTGCGCTCTTGAACCCGACATCCTGAGAGTGCAATCGCAAGCGTTGCAACTTCTGCACTCGCCGATCTTTCAATTGAAGCAGCAAGAACTGTGCGGGGCTACTCCGCCAACAGGTGATGAGCACTCTGGAAGTACGTTTTCGTGGTACACACGATTGACCAAAGTTCTATCGGCCCATCGCCGTCTGGCGCGGGCAGCGACGGGCCCCAGTTTGATCTCGGATGAATCGCTGCGGGATGCGATCGAGAGTCTGATCCCGGATATCGATATCGCGGATGTGCCGTGTCCGCTCAGCATCGTCGCGGTCGATCTGTTCAGCGGCCAACGTGTCGTCTTGGAGAAAGGGCCGTTGCGGTTGGCGGTGCAAGCGTCTTCGGCGATCCCGGGGATCTTTCCGCCGGTTCGTTGGGACCACATGATGCTTTGCGATATCGGTGTGATCGAGTCGCTGCCCACCTTGCTTGCGCGCAGCTATGCAAGCGATTTGACGATCGGAGTGGACGTCAGTCAGGATCCGACTTGCATCGATCGTTGCGACACGGCGCTGGACGTGATGATGCGACTGGATGACATTTGCGAGCGGATGATGCGGCGTCATGTGATCGAAGCAGCCGATCTTATCATCCGCCCTCAAGTCGGTGACGTCGCTTGGTTCGATTTCAGCCATCCCGAAGACTTGATCAAGCGAGGCCGAGCCGCGGCCCATCAAGCATTGGCCATGTTTGCAAACCGCCATGTGGCCTAG
- a CDS encoding acyl-CoA dehydrogenase family protein — MSTDIRKDNTAMPVDTDSVETQRVEQGAAKQGESFAEVALRLGGASADEARRTGVLDSADDQVEDLFAPQYQTVNSPAHRAIWDRLVPTELFYCELDMPSEDVNRVSERSLSLVRYHRNRGTLLNAKGKISDDVLVDLGDAGYWGTLVDREYGGSGASMQQFARLITAMATIDPTVAGLASVHGCIGAVDPVRSFGTAEQKQRFLPKLADGTRLSAFALTEPGAGSDLTALKTTAVLDGDEYVVNGEKLFITNAVEGRTIGLVCKIDDVPSVLIVDLPDHQDEHFQLNQYGIYALRRAHNNGLVFSDFRVPAENRLMPVRGDGLTIAYHGLNLGRVALCANAAGTMRWMLSEMLPWANFRRTYGQAIEQRELVRRRIGRMAGLIVACDAMTQWCAGLLDQGFRGEMECIVAKIFGSEAQKEAAIELFMKTHGGRSFLHGHLFGDNVHEFLAPCIYEGEGEMLGMAFFKSLVKNHGKTFFEPIGRSLHDLGISQPNLANPSHLWALREPMMEYAKWYAGRRVGGAHWTRLPDMSAKLHAHAKFAQRTLSEGGFEISSTMRTHQLKLADRQCRMSQLSSKMQDALVILVTSQYAALSKDAVTEAAGLAMCAELRRRITGAKATDREFRQVTDLGKRIAEKGWRELDGVQPGGILQSYESASDS; from the coding sequence ATGAGTACTGACATTCGAAAAGACAACACGGCGATGCCGGTGGATACGGATTCAGTGGAAACGCAACGTGTCGAGCAGGGTGCCGCTAAGCAAGGTGAGTCGTTCGCTGAAGTGGCGTTGCGATTGGGCGGGGCTTCGGCTGACGAGGCGCGTCGAACCGGTGTGCTGGACAGTGCGGATGATCAGGTGGAGGACCTGTTCGCACCGCAATATCAAACGGTCAACAGTCCTGCACACCGAGCTATTTGGGATCGGTTGGTGCCAACGGAGTTGTTCTATTGTGAACTGGATATGCCGTCGGAGGACGTGAACCGGGTGAGTGAGCGTTCGTTGTCGCTGGTTCGTTATCACCGTAATCGTGGAACGCTGTTGAATGCCAAAGGCAAAATCAGTGATGACGTCTTGGTCGATTTGGGTGACGCTGGGTATTGGGGAACCTTGGTCGATCGTGAGTACGGCGGCAGTGGCGCCTCGATGCAGCAGTTCGCTCGACTGATCACGGCCATGGCGACGATCGATCCGACGGTCGCTGGTTTGGCCTCGGTTCACGGTTGCATCGGAGCAGTTGATCCGGTGCGGTCATTCGGTACCGCAGAACAGAAACAACGCTTCTTGCCAAAGCTGGCGGATGGAACTCGGTTGTCGGCGTTCGCGCTGACCGAACCCGGGGCGGGCAGTGACTTAACGGCGCTGAAGACGACCGCGGTTTTGGATGGCGATGAATACGTCGTCAACGGCGAGAAGCTGTTTATCACCAATGCGGTCGAGGGCCGAACGATCGGTTTGGTTTGTAAAATTGACGATGTGCCGAGCGTGTTGATTGTGGATCTACCCGATCACCAGGATGAGCACTTCCAGCTGAATCAGTACGGAATCTATGCCTTGCGGCGAGCCCATAACAACGGCTTGGTGTTTAGCGATTTTCGTGTGCCGGCGGAAAATCGATTGATGCCGGTACGTGGTGATGGATTGACGATTGCTTATCACGGTTTGAATTTGGGGCGTGTTGCCTTGTGTGCTAACGCGGCAGGCACGATGCGTTGGATGCTATCGGAAATGTTGCCGTGGGCGAACTTTCGTCGGACTTACGGGCAGGCGATCGAGCAGCGAGAGTTGGTGCGTCGGCGGATCGGGCGAATGGCGGGATTGATTGTTGCCTGTGATGCAATGACGCAGTGGTGTGCTGGATTATTGGACCAAGGTTTCCGCGGCGAGATGGAATGCATCGTCGCTAAAATCTTTGGCAGCGAGGCTCAAAAGGAAGCTGCGATTGAATTGTTCATGAAGACGCACGGCGGGCGTTCGTTTTTGCATGGGCACCTATTCGGTGACAACGTGCATGAGTTCTTGGCACCTTGTATTTATGAAGGTGAGGGCGAGATGCTAGGAATGGCCTTCTTTAAATCGCTGGTCAAGAATCATGGGAAGACGTTCTTTGAGCCGATTGGCCGATCCCTGCATGACTTGGGGATTTCGCAGCCGAACTTGGCGAACCCGTCGCACTTGTGGGCGCTGCGTGAACCGATGATGGAGTATGCGAAATGGTACGCCGGTCGCCGAGTGGGCGGTGCGCACTGGACGCGATTGCCCGATATGTCGGCAAAGCTTCACGCTCATGCAAAGTTTGCGCAGCGGACACTATCGGAGGGCGGATTCGAAATCAGTTCGACCATGCGGACGCATCAGTTGAAGCTGGCGGATCGCCAGTGCCGCATGTCGCAACTGTCGTCCAAGATGCAAGACGCGTTGGTAATCTTGGTCACCAGCCAGTACGCGGCTTTGTCCAAGGACGCGGTGACCGAGGCGGCTGGTTTGGCGATGTGTGCAGAACTGCGTCGCCGTATCACGGGAGCCAAGGCCACCGATCGCGAATTTCGACAGGTGACCGATCTCGGTAAGCGTATTGCCGAGAAGGGGTGGCGGGAACTGGACGGTGTTCAGCCCGGCGGCATCTTGCAGTCTTACGAATCGGCCTCGGATAGCTGA